The Solanum lycopersicum chromosome 2, SLM_r2.1 DNA window TTGTCATTTCAATCATGATGATTGCAGTTGTAAACAATGATCATTACTAAACAATATCGCTGCATACACTCAGCTAGTTGTTTGTGTACAAAAGGGCATCTTAGCGAAGAAGTTATATTTCTGGTTTTTCAGCGACTAAATTGGAATCCTAAGTCGGTGGCAACTCTATCCTGTGTTTGCAAATGGTTTGATGATCTTGCAAAGAGAGTGCTCTGGAAGGAGTTTTGTAAGACGAGAGCTCCAAAAATGATGCTTGATTTACAGTCCAGTGGGAGTCACAGTGTTGATGGGAACTGGAGGGCTCTTGGAAAGCTTCTTATTTACTGTTCTGGATGTACTAAAGGTGGCTTATTCAACAGCATCCATGTTCCAGGACACTTTGTTTACAGGACTAGGTTCTCTAGGACCTCTGGGAAGAGCTTTCTGTTACCACAATGCAGGACGGATGTATTGTATGTTTCTGATCCTTGCGAGCATCTTGACCAAGGAGAAGAGGGGGATATTGGATTTTTTCGGGGAATATTTAAATCCTTTGCTACCTCCAAAGTTCGTAAAATGTTAATTAAGAGGGAGGCTCAGCTCCATCCAACAGAAGTGTGCCCTTACTGTAAGGCAAAACTGTGGAGCATGCTGCAAGCAAAAATGGTACCAGAAAGTGCCAGCTGTAGATTGGGTGCTTATGAAGATGCAATTGAGTATTATGTGTGCCTTAATGGGCATGTGCTTGGGATATGTACCCTCTTGCCCTTGTCTGATTCTGAGGAAGCTTCAGATCACAGTGATGCATGAATGCAGGTATCATTGTCAAAATCACACATTTGTTGCTTGACGTAGAATATATTGGCTATTTGTATTTTAGTGATGGCATGTTGCCTTTTTATGGCGGCAGCTATATTCAAACTTTTATCTATTGATTCATGTTATCCCATTTTCTGGTTTTTTTGTGTATCAGAGGggaaaaagatgataaaagtcgTTGGATTGTTCTATAACGGACAAGCAAGAAATAGTTCATTAAGTGGAAGATCTCTTTTGGTGGACCGGACCATGGACATGGAACTGTATTTATGCAAGCTTGCCACTTTCCAAGCTTATCTGACCCGATAGTAGTTCACTGCAAACCTTTGACATATCGTTGTTATCTCAGTTGTAACAAACACAAgaatttgtttgtatattttatgGCCTCAAATGTGCATCTAATCTAAGTGACATGTTAGAATCTGCAACATTTCGAGAGTTGTTTGTTGTGAGAAGCAGTTAAGAGTTACCCCATgtaaagtttgaaaaaaaaaatattgaatgcaATTCTGATGAAGCGAGTCATTTGCCATTTTCTCCCACCTTAATTCATGTGACAGTAAATTGTTTTGcctttaaagtttttaatttggTTAAAGATGTAAAAATCAGTGGAGGAACAGAAGTGAGATTTGGGAGAATATTCTATGTTAAGAATCCTAATTGTCATTTTTCAGTTGTTACAACCTACAATGAGATAAACATGCAATTTAACTTAATGAATTTACCTAAGATATATTAGATATTCTCTACGACGATAAATTAATGATAATCACATTACGGTCCTGCGATAAAATAATCTCGAAATAAGCTAATATCTCAAATCAAATTGAACCTGAgataaatttattgtttatccTTCTTCGTCCACTGTTGCATTAGTGGGTTTGGGCCGGATCTTAAATAAGGCCCATTCTGCTAGCAGATATTTGTACTAAAAGTTGTCGttatctttacttttcttcCTCAATTCGAAATTTTTACTTGACTGTAGCATGAATTCCCATCCGTGTCTCCATTAGTGTGCTGAAGAAGTCAAGTCTCTCTCAATCTACATATTCTACTCTGCCTTCTAAAGTTCAGgtaatttttcatttcttcGAGCTCTTGACGAAACTCGAAGGAGAAGTACTGTTGAAGGTTGAATGGTTCTTGCGGATAACAAATATTACATGCATATTTGTCCTATTCCCATTATCAATTCTTTAATTTGCTCAAATTGAACGGTAAAGATTGGAACTTTGATTGATGATGGTGTTCAAACTCTATTGAATTTCTTCGGGCGGTGGCTCCAAGTTCTAGTGTTGATTTAGGTGAGAAATTCTTTGTCTTATGAGGTTGTTGTACCTTGTGGAGCGAGTATGGTACACGTGATAAAGAACTTTCCTACTTTAGCAGTTTCTTTAGATAATAATCGATTGTTCTGTTCAAGAGCTCTTTATAGTGGAAAAGGTTTTACTAGTTCTAGATTGGTTAATGCTTTTGAGCGATGCAGTTTGTTTGGAATTGAACAGATTAAGTTGTCAACTGTTTTATTTAACATCAAGGAAGTGAATAACCTGTGTGACATAGCTCTGAATGTCGCTTGTGAGATAGAACCTATGTGTGGTGAAGAGACTGAGGGTTCTGATATTGAAAAAGATAATTCAGCCAAAGATCAATATAGCCTAGAATTGTTTGGTAAGGACTGTTTGATGGATTCGTTTACTGAAAGATATGATACAAACCAACCTTCAAGTTCTCTTGAAGAAACTAAAAGTTCAGTTGACAACGGGATTCTATACCTAGAAGAAATGGATGAGAAGGTATTGTCAGAAAGGATCTTGAAGCTCAGCAGGctaaataaacataaaagtgCATTGGTGATATACAAGTCGATGATTTTTTCAGGTCTTAAACCTGATTTACATGCATGTAATTCCCTTCTTTCAAGTCTCTTGAGGAATGGAATGCTTGATAATGCATTAAAAGTATTCAACTCCATGAAGGCTAGTGGGCTGACAACCGGCCACACTTATAGCTTAATTCTGAAGGCAGTTGCTGATGCTCGGGGTTATGACAGAGCAATAAACATGTTCCGTGAATTGATAAGCAGTAGAAATCTTAGAGAACAAATTGATATTATTGTATACAACACAATGATATCCATCTTTGCAAAAGCAAACAACTGGGATCAGGCACAGAAGATTTGGAAAATTTTGCAGTATGATGGTCAAGTTGGAACAACAGTCACTTACCGTCTGTTAATTTGCACATTTGTTCGTTGTGGTCAGTATGAACTAGCTATTGATGCATATAGTGAGATGATTCATAATGGGTTGAGCCCAGAGAGTGATACGATGCATGCTATTATTGGAGCATACAGTAGGgagggtaagtatgactctgcATTGAATATCTTGCAATGTATGTTGGACAGTGAGCTTAAGCCAAATGCGAGAGCATGCAACATAGTGATCAACTCACTTGGAAAAGCTGGCAAAGTCAAGCTTGCATTTGAGATTTATGATCTGATGAAATCATTAGGTCATGCACCTGATGTATACACATGGAATTCCTTGCTTAATGCCTTAAACAGGGCAAATCGATATTGTGATGCAATTCAGCTCTTTGAGAGAGTAAGAAATATCCGAAGTGTTATTTTGAATGAGCATATATACAATACTGTTTTGACATCATGCCACAGACTTGGGTTGTGGGAGAAAGCTGTACAGGTACTCTGGCACATGGAGGCTTCTGAACTCCCAGTTTCAACTGCATCCTATAATCAAGTCATTGGAGCTTGCGAGGTAGCAAGAAGACCCAAAGTTGCATTACAAGTGTATTACCGCATGGTTCGCCAAAACCGTTCTCCTGACATATTTACTCTATTGTCATTGATGAGGGTATGCATTTGGGGTTCTCTCTATAATGAAGCTGTGGAAATACTAAAAGTAAGTCCTGACATTCGTTCTTCTACCGTAACTATTGCCTTCTTTAAGTTCCCTGCCATATTGCAAATAAATCAGAGGATAAATATGCTACAACTGTGGATTTGATTGTTCATTTTATTGTTGGTAAGTTCTGATTTAAGAGTGAACTCGCTGATTGATCTTATGCTTGTATGGGAATGTTCAATTTGCAATATCAAAAACTCAAACCCGTgggaaaaaaaaatctagacTGGAATGTTGATTATTAACTTGGCTTTGTTTCTATTACCACTATTTATTTGAGCCAAACTCCCCCGGCACCATCCCAACACAGAAAATTCctgtttctctcttcttctttttttcaaaaaatatgataaaattgcTTTGACATTGGAGGTAAGTAATTAGGGAGGAGGGAATCATTCAGACATCAATCATTATCCAGGACTAAAGTCACTTCAACTTTTATACTT harbors:
- the LOC101265788 gene encoding EID1-like F-box protein 2, producing the protein MIITKQYRCIHSASCLCTKGHLSEEVIFLVFQRLNWNPKSVATLSCVCKWFDDLAKRVLWKEFCKTRAPKMMLDLQSSGSHSVDGNWRALGKLLIYCSGCTKGGLFNSIHVPGHFVYRTRFSRTSGKSFLLPQCRTDVLYVSDPCEHLDQGEEGDIGFFRGIFKSFATSKVRKMLIKREAQLHPTEVCPYCKAKLWSMLQAKMVPESASCRLGAYEDAIEYYVCLNGHVLGICTLLPLSDSEEASDHSDA
- the LOC101265496 gene encoding pentatricopeptide repeat-containing protein At3g29290, with the translated sequence MVHVIKNFPTLAVSLDNNRLFCSRALYSGKGFTSSRLVNAFERCSLFGIEQIKLSTVLFNIKEVNNLCDIALNVACEIEPMCGEETEGSDIEKDNSAKDQYSLELFGKDCLMDSFTERYDTNQPSSSLEETKSSVDNGILYLEEMDEKVLSERILKLSRLNKHKSALVIYKSMIFSGLKPDLHACNSLLSSLLRNGMLDNALKVFNSMKASGLTTGHTYSLILKAVADARGYDRAINMFRELISSRNLREQIDIIVYNTMISIFAKANNWDQAQKIWKILQYDGQVGTTVTYRLLICTFVRCGQYELAIDAYSEMIHNGLSPESDTMHAIIGAYSREGKYDSALNILQCMLDSELKPNARACNIVINSLGKAGKVKLAFEIYDLMKSLGHAPDVYTWNSLLNALNRANRYCDAIQLFERVRNIRSVILNEHIYNTVLTSCHRLGLWEKAVQVLWHMEASELPVSTASYNQVIGACEVARRPKVALQVYYRMVRQNRSPDIFTLLSLMRVCIWGSLYNEAVEILKFSEPNGSLYNAAIQGMCLTGRLDLAKKLYTEMRERSLQPDGKTRAMMLQNLPKDSRRNRKR